The Bacillus sp. Marseille-Q1617 genome has a segment encoding these proteins:
- a CDS encoding P1 family peptidase, whose protein sequence is MGRKRLRDLGVEIGSYACGQANSITDIKGVKVGHQTLHYEENGRTVRTGVTAILPHGGNLFREKVFAASHVINGFGKTAGTIQIEELGVLESPVMLTNTLSVGDVMKGTVQFLMEESPEIGDTTGTVNVFVGECNDGYLNDIRGLHVTPEDAGEAINKAHSGFVEEGCVGAGTGMLCLGYKGGIGTSSRQHRFNDDLYSVGALVVTNFGRRSDLRVPVKIEKDEREIPDGSIMIILATDAPMNERQLKRLAKRASFGLSRTGSYAAHGSGDIVLAFSTAHKVPHEPSEANILTYSFIKEDGEMMSTLFEMAVDCVEEAIWNALAGAETTTGRNDRRVEAIPLECLTGLKK, encoded by the coding sequence ATGGGGAGAAAAAGACTGCGTGATCTGGGAGTGGAGATTGGTTCCTATGCTTGCGGGCAAGCTAACAGCATTACCGATATTAAGGGTGTTAAAGTGGGACACCAGACACTTCATTATGAAGAAAATGGGAGAACGGTGCGTACAGGAGTTACGGCAATTCTGCCCCATGGGGGAAATCTTTTCAGGGAAAAAGTGTTCGCGGCGAGCCATGTGATCAACGGGTTCGGCAAGACGGCGGGGACCATTCAAATCGAGGAACTGGGCGTGCTGGAAAGCCCGGTCATGCTCACCAATACACTGTCTGTGGGGGATGTCATGAAGGGGACGGTTCAATTCCTCATGGAGGAAAGCCCGGAGATTGGAGATACCACAGGGACGGTCAATGTATTTGTCGGAGAGTGCAATGATGGGTATCTGAATGACATCAGGGGACTTCATGTGACCCCTGAGGATGCCGGGGAAGCAATAAATAAGGCTCACTCGGGATTCGTCGAAGAAGGGTGCGTCGGAGCTGGAACCGGAATGCTCTGTTTAGGTTATAAGGGAGGCATCGGCACGAGTTCCCGGCAGCACAGATTTAACGATGATTTATATTCTGTGGGAGCCCTAGTGGTAACGAATTTCGGCAGGCGGAGCGATCTCCGCGTACCGGTAAAAATTGAAAAGGACGAACGGGAGATACCTGATGGATCGATTATGATCATCTTGGCCACAGATGCGCCGATGAATGAAAGGCAGCTTAAGCGGCTGGCAAAGCGAGCCTCATTTGGCCTTTCCCGAACCGGTTCTTATGCAGCGCACGGAAGCGGTGATATCGTCCTTGCCTTTTCAACAGCCCACAAAGTGCCGCATGAACCATCTGAAGCCAACATATTAACATACTCGTTCATTAAAGAAGATGGGGAGATGATGTCTACCCTTTTTGAAATGGCCGTGGATTGTGTCGAGGAAGCAATATGGAATGCCCTGGCGGGTGCAGAAACAACGACAGGAAGAAACGACCGGCGAGTGGAAGCCATTCCGTTGGAGTGCCTGACCGGTTTAAAGAAATAA
- a CDS encoding EAL domain-containing protein has protein sequence MNIFTIFQDDFIYHDYQPLYTIDHCQSLYGYEALLRNIYKENPETLFQTAMKANILYKLDTLSISKAIEGFLHNQNQNGKLFLNVYVTTLLHPSFHKYFDHLMETYPELSGRLVFELNESTSDELWQNPLLLKALKNLKQYNVLYAIDDFGQGTASIKKAIEFEPDIIKLDRYFAKDLAVCERKQRFISFFHQFYGRDTLIILEGIEQEEDMLVAKELGITIGQGYFLGRPSRLLA, from the coding sequence ATGAATATATTTACGATTTTTCAAGATGACTTTATCTATCATGATTATCAGCCATTATATACAATTGATCACTGTCAATCGCTTTACGGGTATGAAGCTTTGCTGCGGAATATCTATAAGGAGAATCCAGAGACGCTTTTCCAGACGGCCATGAAGGCTAACATTTTGTATAAGCTTGATACCCTATCGATTTCAAAAGCGATTGAGGGGTTCTTGCATAATCAGAACCAGAATGGAAAGCTGTTCTTGAATGTGTATGTGACCACGCTCTTACACCCAAGCTTTCATAAATACTTCGACCATCTCATGGAGACCTATCCTGAACTCTCTGGACGGCTTGTATTTGAGCTGAATGAATCGACTTCAGATGAGCTCTGGCAGAATCCCTTATTACTGAAGGCTCTAAAGAATCTTAAACAATACAATGTTTTATATGCCATTGACGATTTTGGACAAGGGACTGCTTCTATAAAAAAGGCCATCGAATTCGAACCGGATATCATCAAGCTTGACCGCTATTTTGCAAAAGATTTAGCTGTATGTGAAAGAAAACAGCGTTTTATCTCTTTCTTTCATCAATTCTACGGCAGGGATACACTCATCATATTAGAAGGAATAGAACAAGAAGAAGATATGCTTGTGGCAAAGGAACTTGGCATCACGATTGGGCAGGGCTATTTTCTCGGCCGTCCGAGTCGGCTGCTGGCATGA
- a CDS encoding DNA-3-methyladenine glycosylase translates to MNYTPLPLSFYERPTLELAQSLLGCVLVKETEEGIASGYIVETEAYLGPEDRAAHSFGNRRTKRTEIMFHEAGRIYTYLMHTHCLVNVVSAEIGVPNAILIRAVEPLEGLDLMEERRKGHPMKNWTSGPGKLTKALGITMEDYGRFYTEPPLIITEGYTPLEIASGKRIGIDNTGEAREYPWRFWVKGNPYVSR, encoded by the coding sequence ATGAACTACACACCTCTGCCTCTCTCTTTTTACGAAAGGCCGACCTTAGAGCTTGCTCAATCGCTCTTAGGTTGTGTGCTCGTAAAGGAAACGGAGGAAGGAATTGCTTCAGGCTATATCGTGGAAACTGAAGCTTATCTGGGTCCTGAAGACAGGGCCGCCCACAGCTTCGGCAATCGACGGACAAAGCGGACGGAGATTATGTTCCATGAAGCAGGCCGGATATATACATATTTGATGCATACCCATTGCCTGGTCAATGTGGTATCCGCTGAAATCGGGGTGCCTAATGCCATCCTGATCAGGGCGGTCGAGCCGCTTGAGGGTCTCGACTTAATGGAGGAAAGAAGAAAAGGACATCCGATGAAAAACTGGACGAGCGGCCCCGGTAAATTGACGAAAGCTTTAGGGATTACCATGGAGGACTATGGAAGATTTTATACTGAGCCGCCGCTTATCATAACAGAGGGATATACCCCATTGGAAATTGCTTCAGGAAAAAGAATCGGTATTGATAACACCGGGGAAGCAAGAGAATATCCATGGCGTTTTTGGGTGAAGGGGAATCCATATGTATCCAGATAG